Proteins encoded by one window of Arabidopsis thaliana chromosome 2, partial sequence:
- a CDS encoding Phosphoenolpyruvate carboxylase family protein (Phosphoenolpyruvate carboxylase family protein; FUNCTIONS IN: catalytic activity; INVOLVED IN: metabolic process; LOCATED IN: chloroplast; EXPRESSED IN: 8 plant structures; EXPRESSED DURING: LP.04 four leaves visible, 4 anthesis, petal differentiation and expansion stage; CONTAINS InterPro DOMAIN/s: Pyruvate/Phosphoenolpyruvate kinase, catalytic core (InterPro:IPR015813), Isocitrate lyase/phosphorylmutase (InterPro:IPR000918); BEST Arabidopsis thaliana protein match is: Phosphoenolpyruvate carboxylase family protein (TAIR:AT1G77060.1); Has 35333 Blast hits to 34131 proteins in 2444 species: Archae - 798; Bacteria - 22429; Metazoa - 974; Fungi - 991; Plants - 531; Viruses - 0; Other Eukaryotes - 9610 (source: NCBI BLink).), with the protein MAALSFCSSSPPRILHKQSKSSFFPSSASSSFTQTVGELFANPFSVSRRFRGAVNSTVVSDESGNAKLPSSPAKKLRNIMQSPGVLQGPCCFDALSAKLIERAGFPYCITSGFSISASRLGLPDKGLISYGEMVDQGQQITQSVSIPVIGDGGNGYGNAMNVKRTVKGYIKAGFAGIIINDEVCCENTKSERRVVSREEAVMRVKAAVDARRECDSDIVIVAQTDSREAISLEESLIRARAFTDAGADVLSVDSLVSREEMKAFCNVYPLVPKLANMLESGGKIPILNPLELEEIGYKLVAYPISLIGVSIQAMQDALLAIKGGRIPPPGSMASLEEIGEILGFDTYEEEEKRYATSSSDRVSSSSVYRNQRVAKDDPEQREDLIVEVITPEVYNEPRNPFSRIWSRSLRIKIIGRDGFEKLDVRIPAGFLEGVTNIVPALGGVNLKQLMDDAADEVGGKILLDFKDTAGDRIQVFLE; encoded by the exons ATGGCGGCACTTAGCTTTTGCAGCTCTTCTCCTCCTCGAATTCTTCATAAACAATCCAAATCGAGTTTTTTCCCTTCTtctgcctcttcttctttcacacAAACCGTCGGAGAATTATTTGCGAACCCCTTCTCTGTCTCAAGACGATTTCGTGGCGCCGTTAACTCCACCGTAGTTTCCGATGAATCGGGAAACGCGAAACTTCCATCTTCTCCGGCGAAGAAGCTAAGGAATATTATGCAATCCCCTGGTGTTCTTCAGGGTCCATGTTGCTTCGATGCTCTTAGTGCCAAACTCATCGAACGAGCTGGGTTTCCTTACTGTATCACCTCTG GGTTCTCGATTTCAGCGTCTCGGCTTGGTTTACCGGATAAGGGTCTAATTTCTTATGGAGAAATGGTTGATCAAGGTCAACAAATTACTCAATCTGTATCAATTCCGGTGATTGGAGACGGTGGCAATGGATACGGTAATGCCATGAATGTTAAGAGAACCGTCAAAGGATATATTAAAGCTGGCTTTGCAGGAATTATCATCAATGATGAAGTTTGTTGTGAAAATACTAAGAGTGAGAGAAGAGTGGTTTCTAGAGAGGAAGCAGTGATGCGTGTTAAAGCTGCGGTTGATGCACGTAGAGAGTGTGATTCGGACATTGTAATTGTAGCTCAAACTGATTCCCGTGAAGCGATATCTCTGGAGGAATCACTCATTAGGGCAAGAGCTTTTACAGATGCTGGAGCTGATGTTCTCTCCGttgattctcttgtttctAGAGAAGAGATGAAAGCATTCTGCAATGTCTATCCACTAGTTCCTAAATTG GCTAATATGCTTGAAAGCGGAGGAAAAATTCCAATTCTAAACCCGCTGGAGCTAGAAGAGATTGGATATAAGCTAGTGGCGTATCCAATTTCATTGATTGGAGTATCTATTCAAGCAATGCAG GACGCTCTATTGGCAATCAAGGGTGGGCGAATTCCTCCACCAGGAAGCATGGCGTCTTTAGAAGAAATTGGAGAGATTCTTGGTTTTGACACTtacgaggaagaagagaagcggTACGCTACCTCGTCATCAGATAGAG TGAGCAGCAGTAGCGTCTATCGTAATCAACGGGTGGCTAAAGATGATCCAGAACAGAGAGAGGACCTGATTGTTGAAGTCATAACACCTGAGGTTTATAATGAACCAAGAAACCCCTTTTCGCGGATCTGGTCACGATCTTTGAGGATCAAAATCATCGGACGCGATGGGTTTGAGAAACTCGATGTCAGAATTCCG GCCGGATTCTTGGAAGGTGTCACAAACATTGTTCCAG CTTTAGGAGGCGTGAACTTGAAGCAATTGATGGACGATGCAGCAGATGAGGTCGGAGGGaaaattttgttagattttaaAGACACTGCAGGTGACAGAATCCAAGTCTTTCTAGAATGA
- a CDS encoding ENTH/VHS family protein (ENTH/VHS family protein; FUNCTIONS IN: binding; LOCATED IN: plasma membrane; EXPRESSED IN: 24 plant structures; EXPRESSED DURING: 13 growth stages; CONTAINS InterPro DOMAIN/s: Epsin, N-terminal (InterPro:IPR001026), Epsin-like, N-terminal (InterPro:IPR013809), ENTH/VHS (InterPro:IPR008942); BEST Arabidopsis thaliana protein match is: ENTH/VHS family protein (TAIR:AT3G59290.1); Has 35333 Blast hits to 34131 proteins in 2444 species: Archae - 798; Bacteria - 22429; Metazoa - 974; Fungi - 991; Plants - 531; Viruses - 0; Other Eukaryotes - 9610 (source: NCBI BLink).), translating to MKKVFGQTVRDLKREVNKKVLKVPGVEQKVLDATSNEPWGPHGSLLADLAQASRNYHEYQLIMVVIWKRLSDTGKNWRHVYKALTVLEYMVGHGSERVIDEIRERAYQISTLSDFQYIDSGGRDQGSNVRKKSQSLVALVNDKERIAEVRQKAAANRDKYRSSAPGGMYKPSGGYGDKYDYGSRDEERSSYGREREYGYRDDDRNSRDGDRHSRDSEDRYGRDGNRDDDYRGRSRSVDNYGSRGRSSEREREDDGHSSSRGSGARADDNSQDGRGGLQRKFSEQNIGAPPSYEEAVSDSRSPVYSERDGGETPQVTAPGAASPPPPQVAAPEAASPPTGTNTANTTATFVNESPSQKVETFDEFDPRSAFSAGPPAYASTDGVTAPPTVTSMSAPTTSNSVEMDLLGSLADVFSSNALAIVPADSIYVETNGQANAGPAPSFSTSQPSTQSFDDPFGDSPFKAFTSTDTDSTPQQNFGASFQPPPPAFTSEVSHPDTAHNFGFGDSFSAVANPDPASQNVQPPSNSPGFPQEQFATSQSGIDILAGILPPSGPPVQSGPSIPTSQFPPSGNNMYEGFHSQPPVSTAPNLPGQTPFGQAVQPYNMVPHSQNMTGAMPFNSGGFMHQPGSQTPYSTPSGPAGQFMALA from the exons atgaagaaagtcTTCGGACAAACTGTTAGAGACCT TAAGAGAGAGGTCAACAAGAAAGTGCTCAAAGTTCCTGGAGTAGAACAGAAG GTTCTAGATGCTACTAGTAATGAGCCATGGGGTCCACATGGATCACTTCTTGCTGATCTTGCGCAAGCTTCCAGAAATTA TCATGAATATCAGCTGATCATGGTGGTCATATGGAAACGCCTTAGCGACACCGGAAAAAACTGGCGGCATGTCTATAAG GCTTTGACAGTTTTGGAGTACATGGTAGGCCATGGATCAGAACGTGTTATAGACGAGATTAGAGAACGTGCATATCAAATTTCG ACATTGTCCGATTTTCAGTATATTGATTCCGGTGGTAGAGATCAAGGAAGCAATGTTAGGAAGAAATCACAGAGCCTGGTGGCTTTGGTGAATGACAAGGAAAGAATAGCTGAAGTCAGACAGAAGGCTGCTGCTAATAGAGATAA GTATCGCAGCTCAGCACCAGGTGGGATGTATAAGCCTTCAGGCGGATATGGGGATAAATATGATTACGGAAGCCGGGATGAAGAGCGAAGTAGTtatggaagagaaagagaatatGGTTACAGAGATGATGATAGAAATAGTCGTGATGGAGATCGTCATTCCAGGGACTCTGAAGACCGGTATGGGAGAGATGGTAATAGGGATGATGATTACAGGGGAAGGAGCAGAAGTGTTGATAACTATGGGTCACGAGGTAGGAGTTCGGAAAGAGAGCGGGAGGATGATGGCCATTCTTCATCACG GGGCAGTGGTGCTCGAGCTGATGATAATTCTCAGGATGGGAG AGGGGGGCTCCAGAGGAAGTTTTCTGAACAAAATATTGGCGCTCCACCCAGTTATGAAGAAGCTGTCAGTGATTCACGCAGCCCTGTATATAGTGAAAG GGATGGTGGGGAGACCCCACAAGTTACCGCTCCAGGAGCTGCTTCTCCTCCTCCCCCACAAGTTGCTGCTCCAGAGGCTGCTTCTCCTCCAACTGGAACCAACACAGCCAATACAACTGCTACTTTTGTTAATGAATCACCTTCTCAGAAAGTTGAGACTTTCGATGAATTTGATCCACGCAGTGCGTTTTCAG CTGGCCCTCCAGCATATGCATCTACAGATGGTGTTACAGCTCCTCCAACTGTGACTTCTATGTCTGCCCCTACCACCTCAAACAGTGTTGAGATGGACTTGCTTGGTTCCCTTGCAGACGTATTTTCATCAAACGCATTGGCCATTGTACCAGCTGATTCTATCTATGTTGAAACCAATGGACAAGCAAACGCTGGTCCAGCTCCATCGTTTTCTACATCTCAGCCATCAACTCAG TCATTTGATGACCCATTTGGTGACTCTCCTTTCAAGGCCTTCACTTCTACTGACACCGACTCAACCCCACAGCAGAATTTTGGAGCTTCTTTCCAGCCACCACCTCCAGCCTTCACTTCAGAGGTCTCACATCCTGATACTGCTCATAACTTTGGCTTTGGGGACTCATTTTCCGCCGTTGCCAATCCTGATCCTGCTTCTCAGAATGTGCAACCTCCATCGAACTCACCAGGTTTTCCTCAAGAGCAATTTGCTACATCTCAGAGTGGTATTGATATCCTCGCTGGCATTCTCCCACCATCTGGACCTCCAGTACAATCGGGTCCCTCAATACCAACATCTCAATTTCCTCCCAGTGGAAACAACATGTACGAGGGATTTCATTCTCAGCCGCCGGTATCTACAGCTCCAAACCTGCCTGGACAAACTCCATTTGGACAAGCTGTTCAACCATATAACATGGTTCCTCATTCTCAAAATATGACTGGAGCCATGCCATTTAATAGTGGAGGCTTCATGCACCAGCCGGGCTCACAAACTCCTTACTCTACCCCAAGTGGACCAGCTGGTCAGTTCATG GCACTGGCTTAG
- a CDS encoding ENTH/VHS family protein (ENTH/VHS family protein; FUNCTIONS IN: binding; LOCATED IN: plasma membrane; EXPRESSED IN: 24 plant structures; EXPRESSED DURING: 13 growth stages; CONTAINS InterPro DOMAIN/s: Epsin, N-terminal (InterPro:IPR001026), Epsin-like, N-terminal (InterPro:IPR013809), ENTH/VHS (InterPro:IPR008942); BEST Arabidopsis thaliana protein match is: ENTH/VHS family protein (TAIR:AT3G59290.1); Has 35333 Blast hits to 34131 proteins in 2444 species: Archae - 798; Bacteria - 22429; Metazoa - 974; Fungi - 991; Plants - 531; Viruses - 0; Other Eukaryotes - 9610 (source: NCBI BLink).) translates to MKKVFGQTVRDLKREVNKKVLKVPGVEQKVLDATSNEPWGPHGSLLADLAQASRNYHEYQLIMVVIWKRLSDTGKNWRHVYKALTVLEYMVGHGSERVIDEIRERAYQISTLSDFQYIDSGGRDQGSNVRKKSQSLVALVNDKERIAEVRQKAAANRDKYRSSAPGGMYKPSGGYGDKYDYGSRDEERSSYGREREYGYRDDDRNSRDGDRHSRDSEDRYGRDGNRDDDYRGRSRSVDNYGSRGRSSEREREDDGHSSSRGSGARADDNSQDGRGGLQRKFSEQNIGAPPSYEEAVSDSRSPVYSERDGGETPQVTAPGAASPPPPQVAAPEAASPPTGTNTANTTATFVNESPSQKVETFDEFDPRSAFSAGPPAYASTDGVTAPPTVTSMSAPTTSNSVEMDLLGSLADVFSSNALAIVPADSIYVETNGQANAGPAPSFSTSQPSTQSFDDPFGDSPFKAFTSTDTDSTPQQNFGASFQPPPPAFTSEVSHPDTAHNFGFGDSFSAVANPDPASQNVQPPSNSPGFPQEQFATSQSGIDILAGILPPSGPPVQSGPSIPTSQFPPSGNNMYEGFHSQPPVSTAPNLPGQTPFGQAVQPYNMVPHSQNMTGAMPFNSGGFMHQPGSQTPYSTPSGPAGQFMAHQGHGMPPSHGPQRTQSGPVTLQGNNNVMGDMFSQATPNSLTSSSSHPDLTPLTGAIEIVPPPQKKFEPKSSVWADTLSRGLVNFNISGSKTNPLADIGVDFEAINRREKRLEKQTNTPATSTINMGKAMGSGTGLGRSGATAMRPPPNPMTGSGMPMGGGMGVGSYGGMNQNQPMGMGMGAGMNQNQPMGMGMGPGMNMNMNMGGYGQGYPMQPQNPGMVPSPNMPGNNYNPMMGQGGYNPQQSYGGGYR, encoded by the exons atgaagaaagtcTTCGGACAAACTGTTAGAGACCT TAAGAGAGAGGTCAACAAGAAAGTGCTCAAAGTTCCTGGAGTAGAACAGAAG GTTCTAGATGCTACTAGTAATGAGCCATGGGGTCCACATGGATCACTTCTTGCTGATCTTGCGCAAGCTTCCAGAAATTA TCATGAATATCAGCTGATCATGGTGGTCATATGGAAACGCCTTAGCGACACCGGAAAAAACTGGCGGCATGTCTATAAG GCTTTGACAGTTTTGGAGTACATGGTAGGCCATGGATCAGAACGTGTTATAGACGAGATTAGAGAACGTGCATATCAAATTTCG ACATTGTCCGATTTTCAGTATATTGATTCCGGTGGTAGAGATCAAGGAAGCAATGTTAGGAAGAAATCACAGAGCCTGGTGGCTTTGGTGAATGACAAGGAAAGAATAGCTGAAGTCAGACAGAAGGCTGCTGCTAATAGAGATAA GTATCGCAGCTCAGCACCAGGTGGGATGTATAAGCCTTCAGGCGGATATGGGGATAAATATGATTACGGAAGCCGGGATGAAGAGCGAAGTAGTtatggaagagaaagagaatatGGTTACAGAGATGATGATAGAAATAGTCGTGATGGAGATCGTCATTCCAGGGACTCTGAAGACCGGTATGGGAGAGATGGTAATAGGGATGATGATTACAGGGGAAGGAGCAGAAGTGTTGATAACTATGGGTCACGAGGTAGGAGTTCGGAAAGAGAGCGGGAGGATGATGGCCATTCTTCATCACG GGGCAGTGGTGCTCGAGCTGATGATAATTCTCAGGATGGGAG AGGGGGGCTCCAGAGGAAGTTTTCTGAACAAAATATTGGCGCTCCACCCAGTTATGAAGAAGCTGTCAGTGATTCACGCAGCCCTGTATATAGTGAAAG GGATGGTGGGGAGACCCCACAAGTTACCGCTCCAGGAGCTGCTTCTCCTCCTCCCCCACAAGTTGCTGCTCCAGAGGCTGCTTCTCCTCCAACTGGAACCAACACAGCCAATACAACTGCTACTTTTGTTAATGAATCACCTTCTCAGAAAGTTGAGACTTTCGATGAATTTGATCCACGCAGTGCGTTTTCAG CTGGCCCTCCAGCATATGCATCTACAGATGGTGTTACAGCTCCTCCAACTGTGACTTCTATGTCTGCCCCTACCACCTCAAACAGTGTTGAGATGGACTTGCTTGGTTCCCTTGCAGACGTATTTTCATCAAACGCATTGGCCATTGTACCAGCTGATTCTATCTATGTTGAAACCAATGGACAAGCAAACGCTGGTCCAGCTCCATCGTTTTCTACATCTCAGCCATCAACTCAG TCATTTGATGACCCATTTGGTGACTCTCCTTTCAAGGCCTTCACTTCTACTGACACCGACTCAACCCCACAGCAGAATTTTGGAGCTTCTTTCCAGCCACCACCTCCAGCCTTCACTTCAGAGGTCTCACATCCTGATACTGCTCATAACTTTGGCTTTGGGGACTCATTTTCCGCCGTTGCCAATCCTGATCCTGCTTCTCAGAATGTGCAACCTCCATCGAACTCACCAGGTTTTCCTCAAGAGCAATTTGCTACATCTCAGAGTGGTATTGATATCCTCGCTGGCATTCTCCCACCATCTGGACCTCCAGTACAATCGGGTCCCTCAATACCAACATCTCAATTTCCTCCCAGTGGAAACAACATGTACGAGGGATTTCATTCTCAGCCGCCGGTATCTACAGCTCCAAACCTGCCTGGACAAACTCCATTTGGACAAGCTGTTCAACCATATAACATGGTTCCTCATTCTCAAAATATGACTGGAGCCATGCCATTTAATAGTGGAGGCTTCATGCACCAGCCGGGCTCACAAACTCCTTACTCTACCCCAAGTGGACCAGCTGGTCAGTTCATGGCACACCAAGGTCATGGAATGCCGCCATCCCATGGTCCACAACGAACTCAATCCGGACCTGTTACTCTGCAAGGGAACAACAATGTCATGGGAGACATGTTCTCGCAAGCTACGCCCAACTCCTTgacgtcatcatcatctcatcCAGATCTCACACCTTTAACAGGAGCAATTGAGATTGTTCCTCCGCCTCAGAAAAAGTTTGAGCCAAAATCATCAGTCTGGGCAGACACGTTGAGCAGGGGGCTTGTTAACTTTAACATATCTGGAT CTAAAACAAATCCATTGGCAGACATAGGAGTTGACTTCGAGGCGATCAACAGGAGAGAGAAACGGctggagaaacaaacaaacacaccAGCAACATCGACTATCAATATGGGTAAAGCCATGGGATCAGGCACTGGCTTAGGGCGTTCTGGTGCAACTGCTATGAGACCTCCACCTAATCCAATGACAGGCTCTGGCATGCCCATGGGCGGAGGAATGGGTGTTGGTAGCTACGGAGGTATGAACCAGAACCAACCCATGGGTATGGGTATGGGGGCCGGAATGAACCAAAACCAACCGATGGGTATGGGAATGGGACCCGGCATGAACATGAACATGAACATGGGAGGATATGGCCAAGGCTATCCGATGCAACCACAAAACCCAGGGATGGTACCTAGCCCAAACATGCCTGGCAATAACTACAATCCGATGATGGGTCAAGGTGGTTACAACCCTCAACAATCCTATGGTGGTGGATACCGGTAA
- a CDS encoding Phosphoenolpyruvate carboxylase family protein (Phosphoenolpyruvate carboxylase family protein; FUNCTIONS IN: catalytic activity; INVOLVED IN: metabolic process; LOCATED IN: chloroplast; EXPRESSED IN: 8 plant structures; EXPRESSED DURING: LP.04 four leaves visible, 4 anthesis, petal differentiation and expansion stage; CONTAINS InterPro DOMAIN/s: Pyruvate/Phosphoenolpyruvate kinase, catalytic core (InterPro:IPR015813), Isocitrate lyase/phosphorylmutase (InterPro:IPR000918); BEST Arabidopsis thaliana protein match is: Phosphoenolpyruvate carboxylase family protein (TAIR:AT1G77060.1); Has 5459 Blast hits to 5459 proteins in 1102 species: Archae - 78; Bacteria - 2773; Metazoa - 20; Fungi - 198; Plants - 102; Viruses - 0; Other Eukaryotes - 2288 (source: NCBI BLink).), whose protein sequence is MAALSFCSSSPPRILHKQSKSSFFPSSASSSFTQTVGELFANPFSVSRRFRGAVNSTVVSDESGNAKLPSSPAKKLRNIMQSPGVLQGPCCFDALSAKLIERAGFPYCITSGFSISASRLGLPDKGLISYGEMVDQGQQITQSVSIPVIGDGGNGYGNAMNVKRTVKGYIKAGFAGIIINDEVCCENTKSERRVVSREEAVMRVKAAVDARRECDSDIVIVAQTDSREAISLEESLIRARAFTDAGADVLSVDSLVSREEMKAFCNVYPLVPKLANMLESGGKIPILNPLELEEIGYKLVAYPISLIGVSIQAMQDALLAIKGGRIPPPGSMASLEEIGEILGFDTYEEEEKRYATSSSDREVSSSSVYRNQRVAKDDPEQREDLIVEVITPEVYNEPRNPFSRIWSRSLRIKIIGRDGFEKLDVRIPAGFLEGVTNIVPALGGVNLKQLMDDAADEVGGKILLDFKDTAGDRIQVFLE, encoded by the exons ATGGCGGCACTTAGCTTTTGCAGCTCTTCTCCTCCTCGAATTCTTCATAAACAATCCAAATCGAGTTTTTTCCCTTCTtctgcctcttcttctttcacacAAACCGTCGGAGAATTATTTGCGAACCCCTTCTCTGTCTCAAGACGATTTCGTGGCGCCGTTAACTCCACCGTAGTTTCCGATGAATCGGGAAACGCGAAACTTCCATCTTCTCCGGCGAAGAAGCTAAGGAATATTATGCAATCCCCTGGTGTTCTTCAGGGTCCATGTTGCTTCGATGCTCTTAGTGCCAAACTCATCGAACGAGCTGGGTTTCCTTACTGTATCACCTCTG GGTTCTCGATTTCAGCGTCTCGGCTTGGTTTACCGGATAAGGGTCTAATTTCTTATGGAGAAATGGTTGATCAAGGTCAACAAATTACTCAATCTGTATCAATTCCGGTGATTGGAGACGGTGGCAATGGATACGGTAATGCCATGAATGTTAAGAGAACCGTCAAAGGATATATTAAAGCTGGCTTTGCAGGAATTATCATCAATGATGAAGTTTGTTGTGAAAATACTAAGAGTGAGAGAAGAGTGGTTTCTAGAGAGGAAGCAGTGATGCGTGTTAAAGCTGCGGTTGATGCACGTAGAGAGTGTGATTCGGACATTGTAATTGTAGCTCAAACTGATTCCCGTGAAGCGATATCTCTGGAGGAATCACTCATTAGGGCAAGAGCTTTTACAGATGCTGGAGCTGATGTTCTCTCCGttgattctcttgtttctAGAGAAGAGATGAAAGCATTCTGCAATGTCTATCCACTAGTTCCTAAATTG GCTAATATGCTTGAAAGCGGAGGAAAAATTCCAATTCTAAACCCGCTGGAGCTAGAAGAGATTGGATATAAGCTAGTGGCGTATCCAATTTCATTGATTGGAGTATCTATTCAAGCAATGCAG GACGCTCTATTGGCAATCAAGGGTGGGCGAATTCCTCCACCAGGAAGCATGGCGTCTTTAGAAGAAATTGGAGAGATTCTTGGTTTTGACACTtacgaggaagaagagaagcggTACGCTACCTCGTCATCAGATAGAG AAGTGAGCAGCAGTAGCGTCTATCGTAATCAACGGGTGGCTAAAGATGATCCAGAACAGAGAGAGGACCTGATTGTTGAAGTCATAACACCTGAGGTTTATAATGAACCAAGAAACCCCTTTTCGCGGATCTGGTCACGATCTTTGAGGATCAAAATCATCGGACGCGATGGGTTTGAGAAACTCGATGTCAGAATTCCG GCCGGATTCTTGGAAGGTGTCACAAACATTGTTCCAG CTTTAGGAGGCGTGAACTTGAAGCAATTGATGGACGATGCAGCAGATGAGGTCGGAGGGaaaattttgttagattttaaAGACACTGCAGGTGACAGAATCCAAGTCTTTCTAGAATGA
- a CDS encoding Proline-rich extensin-like family protein (Proline-rich extensin-like family protein; FUNCTIONS IN: structural constituent of cell wall; INVOLVED IN: plant-type cell wall organization; LOCATED IN: endomembrane system; EXPRESSED IN: 16 plant structures; EXPRESSED DURING: 12 growth stages; CONTAINS InterPro DOMAIN/s: Extensin-like repeat (InterPro:IPR006706); Has 134937 Blast hits to 39196 proteins in 1663 species: Archae - 308; Bacteria - 21148; Metazoa - 50725; Fungi - 18898; Plants - 23643; Viruses - 3727; Other Eukaryotes - 16488 (source: NCBI BLink).) — protein MATPAWSHAKAQWVVAMLALLVGSAMATEPYYYSSPPPPYEYKSPPPPVKSPPPPYEYKSPPPPVKSPPPPYYYHSPPPPVKSPPPPYVYSSPPPPVKSPPPPYYYHSPPPPVKSPPPPYYYHSPPPPVKSPPPPYYYHSPPPPVKSPPPPYYYHSPPPPVKSPPPPYYYHSPPPPVKSPPPPYLYSSPPPPVKSPPPPVYIYASPPPPTHY, from the coding sequence ATGGCGACTCCGGCATGGAGTCATGCCAAGGCTCAATGGGTAGTCGCCATGTTGGCGTTACTCGTTGGCTCGGCTATGGCTACCGAACCTTATTACTATAgctctcctccaccaccgtaTGAGTATAAATCTCCACCTCCTCCGGTTAAATCTCCTCCACCGCCTTATGAATATAAATCACCACCACCTCCGGTTaagtctcctccaccaccgtaTTACTATCATTCACCGCCGCCGCCAGTGAAATCCCCTCCCCCTCCTTATGTTTACagctctcctcctcctccggtgAAGTCCCCTCCTCCCCCATACTACTACCATTCACCGCCTCCTCCGGTGAagtctcctcctcctccatacTACTACCATTCACCACCTCCTCCGGTGAaatccccaccaccaccatattaCTACCATTCACCACCTCCTCCGGTGAaatccccaccaccaccatactactaCCATtcacctcctcctcctgtgaaatctcctcctcctccatatTATTACCACTCCCCACCTCCTCCGGTGAaatccccaccaccaccatacctttacagctctccaccaccaccggtAAAATCTCCCCCACCTCCTGTCTACATCTACGCTTCTCCCCCACCTCCCACACATTACTAG